The genomic region TCAGAGACCGGTTTCCAAATAGTATTCTTTTGGAAAGTAGTGATTATCATGCCAACGACAATAGTTTTTCTTATATCTGTTGCAACCCGATCGCTTCGATAAAAGTCGAGAATGAAATTATCAGTCAACAATTTCCAGATAGATCTTCGCATGAAATCAAAATTGAGGAAGAAACGAATGTGGTCGACATCGTTCATGATTTCAGTCAACGATTTGATAGCGGAAAAAGTGATTTTAAATTTATCGATAACGGACTCTTTGGCTACATGGCCTACGATGCGGTTCGGTATTATGAAGACCTAAAACTGACGAAAAAAGAGAATTCAATCGCCATTCCCGATATCTATTATGCTGTATATCAAAATATCATTGCCATCAACCATTTTAAGAATGAAGCGTATATTTTTGCACATTGTTTTGAGTCTGAAAACAACATTCCGGAAATAGAGCAGCTCTTAAACGTAAAGAATTTCGCTTCCTATAATTTTTCTTTGGATGGAAGGGCCACTTCCAATTTAAAGGATGAAGAATATAAAGAACACGTAGAATTAGCCAAAAAACACTGCCAACGTGGGGATGTTTTTCAGCTCGTTCTTTCCCGTAGATTCTCTCAAGGTTTTAAGGGAGACGAGTTCAATGTTTACCGGGCCTTGCGTTCGGTAAATCCCTCACCGTATTTGTTCTATTTTGATTACGGGGATTTTAAAATCTTCGGAAGTTCTCCAGAAGCACAACTTATTGTGAAGGAGGGAATAGCAGAAATCCACCCCATCGCCGGAACTTTCAAACGCACGGGAAACGATGAACAAGATGCCATTCTCGCCAAACAATTGACTGAAGATGACAAAGAAAATAGCGAGCATGTCATGCTAGTGGATTTAGCCAGAAATGATTTAAGCCGAAACGGAAGCATGGTCGAGGTAACCAATTATAGGGAGGTGCAATTCTTCTCCCATGTTATTCATTTGGTTTCTAAAGTCACTGGAAAAAAGAAAAAGGATATTCCAACAATGAAAGTGGTAGCCGATACTTTTCCTGCGGGAACCTTAAGCGGTGCACCAAAACATATGGCGATGCAGCTCATTGAGAAATACGAAAAAACAAGTCGCGGCTATTACGGTGGGGCTATTGGTTTTATGGATTTCAAAGGAAATTTCAATCATGCGATTATGATCAGAACCTTCCTCAGCAAGAACCATGAATTGCATTACCAAGCTGGAGCAGGTTTGGTTGCCGCTTCGGACGCCGAAGATGAATTACAAGAAACCTATAACAAACTAGGCGCTTTGACAAAAGCCTTAGAAATTGCTGAAACGATTTAAGATGAAGAAGATACTAGTT from Costertonia aggregata harbors:
- a CDS encoding anthranilate synthase component I family protein codes for the protein MKYHLQSHHKKILADTITPVSVYLKIRDRFPNSILLESSDYHANDNSFSYICCNPIASIKVENEIISQQFPDRSSHEIKIEEETNVVDIVHDFSQRFDSGKSDFKFIDNGLFGYMAYDAVRYYEDLKLTKKENSIAIPDIYYAVYQNIIAINHFKNEAYIFAHCFESENNIPEIEQLLNVKNFASYNFSLDGRATSNLKDEEYKEHVELAKKHCQRGDVFQLVLSRRFSQGFKGDEFNVYRALRSVNPSPYLFYFDYGDFKIFGSSPEAQLIVKEGIAEIHPIAGTFKRTGNDEQDAILAKQLTEDDKENSEHVMLVDLARNDLSRNGSMVEVTNYREVQFFSHVIHLVSKVTGKKKKDIPTMKVVADTFPAGTLSGAPKHMAMQLIEKYEKTSRGYYGGAIGFMDFKGNFNHAIMIRTFLSKNHELHYQAGAGLVAASDAEDELQETYNKLGALTKALEIAETI